One region of Nycticebus coucang isolate mNycCou1 chromosome 10, mNycCou1.pri, whole genome shotgun sequence genomic DNA includes:
- the LOC128595726 gene encoding endogenous retrovirus group K member 19 Env polyprotein-like: MPNPPSGFRTGSSNRLPRKIRRRRRHLQQMKSLATQMKKVKVLSKPPKITWTQIRTLVKQAKQLILTQNNPLTPTMYFVAFLSLISTPKVESAAYWSYIPNPPLLHPVGWLDQDPVKILTNDSLRLGGLQDSESRSHAVTLINFTGRADSIPICFTLRGKAPPFCLPTSYKVFLTDAPDPNDAEKRYVWEYELQTIGTFNYNETCLAVNWLPIPNYKEKYKDKNQFWESSLTKTPT, encoded by the coding sequence atgccgaatcccccatctggattccggaccggctcatcaaaccggctcccccGGAAGATCAGACGCAGGAGGCGACACCTACAACAGATGAAAAGCCTGGCGACacaaatgaagaaagtgaaagtACTATCGAAACCTCCCAAgatcacgtggacacagatcaggaccctggtgaaacaagctaaacaacttattTTGACACAAAACAATCCTTTAACTCCTACCATGTATTTTGTAGCTTTCCTATCTCTTATATCTACTCCTAAAGTAGAAAGTGCAGCTTATTGGTCATACATTCCTAACCCGCCACTACTCCACCCAGTGGGCTGGTTAGATCAAGATCCTGTTAAAATTCTAACTAATGATTCCCTCCGGCTGGGAGGCTTACAAGACTCAGAGTCTAGAAGCCATGCTGTGACGTTAATTAACTTCACTGGTAGAGCCGACTCAATACCTATTTGCTTTACCCTGAGAGGCAAAGCACCTCCCTTTTGTTTACCTACgagttataaagtatttttaactgatgctccagatcctaatgatgcagaaaaacgttatgtttgggaatatgaattacaaactattggaacatttaattataatgaaacctgctTGGCAGTGAACTGGCTGCCTATtcctaattataaagaaaaatataaagataagaaccaattctgggaatcatctttaactaaaacacctacttga